Below is a genomic region from Mycolicibacter hiberniae.
CAGTGAAGTCCCGGTGCTGGCGGTCTGGGGTCAAGGGGACCCGATCTTTGGCCCCGAGGGTGCCCGAGCATTCGGCCGCGACGCCGTCGACGCGGAGATCCATCTGCTCGATGGCGGCCACTTTCTGCTGGAGACCGCCGCCGACGAGGTCGCCGCCCTGATCAAGGGCTTCTTGAGCCGGGTCGGCGGACAGTAGCCGTCATTGCCGCCGTGGCCCGACCTGTGGTCCTGGTCTTCGACGTCAACGAGACCCTTATCGACATCGAAGCACTGGAGCCGTATTTCGTCAGATTGTTCGGGCGTCCCGGCGCGCTCCGGGAGTGGTTTGGCCAGCTGGTCATGTATTCGATGGCCGTCACACTGGCCGACTGCTATACCGGCTTCTTCGCCTTGGGTCAGGCCGCGCTGAGGATGCTCGCCGAGACGCACGGCGTGCAATTGGCGGACGGCGACGTGGCGGCCCTGACCGACGCGATGGCTACCATGCCGGCACATCCCGATGTTGCACCCGGGCTGGCACGCCTGCGCGACGACGGCTATCGATTGGTGGCGCTCACCAACTCGCCGAGCCGCCGCGGTCGCCGGACAGCCTTGGAAAGTGCTGGTCTGGACGGTTATTTCGAGCGCCAGTTCAGCGTCGACGCGCTGCGGATCTTCACGCCCGTAACGGCGCTGTACCTGCACACGGCCGGCGACCTGAGAGTGCGGGCTTCGGCCTGCATGATGGTCGCCGCCCACGCCTGGGACACGATCGGCGCGCAATCCGCCGGATTCAGTGGAGCGTTGATCGCGCGCCCCGGCAACGCGCCGCTACGAGCGGAGGGGGTTCACCAGCCCGACCTCATCGCAGCCGACCTCGTCGATCTCGCAGAAAAACTGGCGCAGAAATTCGAATCATAGTACGCACCAAAAATCTTCATAGGAGATGAAACTGATGAGCACCACGCCGAAACCAGCCATCTCGACCGAACCCGCGGTTGTACGAGAACCCCCCGGCGGCCCGACCATGCGGGCGATCGTTCTCGACGGCTTCGGTGGACTGGATGTCCTGACCTACACCGACATCCCCAAGCCACGACCGAAGGACGGCGAGGTGGTGATCAGGGTCAAAGGATTCGGAATCAACCACGCCGAAATGCACATGCGCCGCGGTGAGTGGGCCGAGGCCGCCGAAGTCAGCGGTATCGAATGCGTGGGCATCGTCGACGCCTGCCCGGGAGGAGAGTTTCCGACCGGCGCCAAAGTCGCGGCCCTGATGGGCGGGCTCGGCCGCACCATCAACGGCAGCTACGCACAATTCACCCGCATACGCGCTGAGAACGTCGCCCTGATCGAGTCCGAGCTGTCGTGGGACCAGCTGGCCGCACTGCCGGAAACCTATGCCACCGCATGGACCTGCCTGTTCCGCAACCTTCATCTGACCGCCGGACAGACCGTCGTGATCCGAGGCGCAACATCGTCCTTCGGTCAAGCGGCCGTGAAGCTGGCCGTGGAGGAGGGGGCCCGTGTCATCACCACAACCCGCAACCGGGAACGGTTCGGCCTGCTGATGTCACTGGGCGCCGAACGTGCCGAACGGGAGAGGCCTGACCTGAGTGCCCACATCGCCGAAGCCAAAGAGATCGACGCCGTTCTCGATCTCGTCGGCAACAGCACCATTCTGGATTCCCTGGACATGCTGCGCCGCGGCGGCACGGCATGCCTGGCGGGCTGGCTCGGCGGGCTGGACCCCATCGCCGATTTCAACCCGCTGCTGCAGATGGCCAGCTGTGTCAATCTGAGCTTCTTCGGCAGCTTCGCCTTTGGCACGCCCGGTTTTGCGCTGTCGGATGTGCCACTGCAGGACATCGCCGACACGGTACGCCACGGCCGTCTCGACGCCACCCCCTCGAAGGTGTTCACCTTCGACCAGATTCGTGAAGCGCACCGGGTCATGGAAAACGGCGAGGCTGCCGGAAAAATGGTGGTAGTACTCGACTGAGCTACTCGGATACCAGCACGTCACGCACACGACCAGGAACCTGGCGACAACGGTATTCCTCGGCCATAACCGGAAGGGAAGCATTGTGAAGATCGCGGTTGCCGGCGGTACCGGCAAGACCGGACGCAAGGTGGTCGAACACCTGCACAGCCAAGGACACCAGCCGGTCATCCTGGCCCGCGCCCACGGGGTGGACCTGCTGGAAAACACCGGTCTCGACGCCGCGCTCGAGGGCGTCGAGACCGTCATCGACGTCAGTGACTTCGCGGCCGTGAACGCCAAGAAGGCGCGGGCGTCCTTCGGTACGGCGACGGCGAATCTGCTGGCTGCCGCGCAGCAAAACGGCGTGCGCCACCATGTGGTGTTGTCGATCGTCGGAGTCGACCGGGTGGGAACCGGCTACTACCAGGGCAAGCTGCACCAGGAGGAGTTGGTCAAGGCCGGTCCCATCGCGTGGACCATCCTGCGGGCCACCCAGTTTCACGAATTCGCCGACCAGGTCCTGTCGCAGGTGCCAGGGCCTGTGGCGCTGGTCCCCAGAATGCAGTCGCAGCCCATTGCCGTCAGCGAGGTGGCTGTCCACCTGTGCGAGCTGGCGGTCGGGGCACCGCAGCAGATGGCGCCCGAGATCGCCGGGCCGCGCGTCGAATCGGTGGTCGACATGGCCCGCCAATTGGTCCGGCACCGTGGCCGGCACCGGCCGATGATTCCGCTGCCGGTACCCGGCGCCGCCGGCAAAGCCATGGCCCACGGTGGCCTGTTGCCCACCGGGCCCGGCCCGCGGGGCCGGCAGACCTACGCCGAGTGGCTGGCCGCACTGACCCCGGAAGAACGGTGACCCCGCCGTGAACCGCAACGTGCACCGCCTCGCTCTGAGCTACCTGACGTTCTTCGGTTTCGGCCTGGGCCTGTGGGCCTACGCGGCTCCGCTGCACTGGTACCAGACGTTCCCCGGGATGGGAATGACGTGGCTGCCCGTACTCGGCCCCTACAACGAGCATCTGGTGAAGGACGTGGGCTCGGCGTTGCTGGGGCTGGGAGTGCTCAGTGCCGCGGCGCTCTATTACCTGAGCAACCGCGCCGTGGTGGTGGTCGCCGCGCTGAGCTGGTCGACCTTCAATGTGCTGCACCTGATCTACCACCTGGGCATGCTGCACATGTACGGCCCGCGCGACGCGGCGCTCAACGCGGTGGGCCTGAGCCTGCTGTCGGTGGTGTCGCTTGTGCTGCTGGTGCCCGCACGCCGGGACACCGAGGTATTGAGCCCCCAATGACCTATGACTACGACGTTGTGGTGATCGGCTCGGGTTTCGGCGGCAGTGTGGCGGCGCTGCGGCTGACCGAGAAGGGTTATCGCGTCGCGGTGCTGGACATGGGCCGCCGGTGGGCGCCCAGCGACTTCCCGCCCAACAATTGGCATGTCCGCAAGGCCATGTGGGCGCCGAAACTGGGCTGCTTCGGTCCGCAACGGCTGACGGTGCTGGGTAAGACGTTCATCGCCAGCGCCGTCGGCGTCGGCGGCGGTTCGTTGATCTACGGCAACACCCTCTATGAACCGCTGGAGCGGTTCTTCGCCGACCCGCAGTGGGCGCACATCACCGATTGGCGCGCGGAGCTCGCGCCGTATTACGACCAGGCCCGCCGGATGCTGGGGGTGACCCCCACCCCGCACACCACCCCGGCCGACGAGGTGCTGCGGGCGGTGGCCCGCGATCTGGGCGTCGAAGACACCTATCACCCCACCAACGTGGGTGTGTTCTTCGGCGACGAACCGGGTAAGACCGTCGCAGATCCGTTCTTCGGCGGGGCAGGTCCCGAGCGCACCGGATGCATCGGCTGCGCACAGTGCTTCACCGGATGCCCGCACAACGCCAAGAACACCACCGAGACCAACTACCTGTATCTGGCCGAGCGTGCCGGCGCCCAGATCCATCCGATGACCACGGTCACCGATGTGCGCCCGGCCGGCGACGGCTACGTGGTCAGCACCGTGCGCACCGGCCGGTGGGTACGCAAGGCGCGGCGCGATTTCACCGCGGGTCAAGTGGTGTTCGCCGCGGCGGCGCTGGGCACCCAGCGCCTGTTGCACAAGCTGCGCGACACCGGATCGCTGCCGCACCTGTCGTCGCGCCTGGGCGAGCTGACCCGCACCAACTCCGAAGAGGTGCCGGCGGTGTTCACCCCCGAGCGCGACGACTTCGCGCAGGGTGTGGCGATCACCTCGTCGATCCACCCGGAGGCCAACACCCATGTGGAGGTGTGCCGCTACGGCAAGGGATCCAATCTGTTGTCGATGATGGGCACCCACCTGATCGACGGCGGCCCGTGGCGTTTCGCCCGGTTGATGCTGACCATCGCACGTCACCCGGTGATGCTGTTGCGCAGCATGTTCCCCCGCAACGCCTCGGCGCATTCGATCATCGTGCTGGTGATGCAGTCGCTGGACAACTCGCTGACCACCTACCGCAAGCGCGGTCTGTTCGGCACGCGTTTGACGGCGAAACAGGGTGTGGGCGAACCGAACCCGGATTGGATTCCGCTGGCGCACGACGTGGCGCGCCGGATGGCCGAGAAGGTCGGCGGGATGGCCGGCGGGACCTATCTCGATGCGCTCAACATCCCGCTGACGGCGCATTTCATCGGCGGCTGCCCGATCGGGGATTCGGCCGATTCCGGCGTCATCGACCCCTATCAGCGGGCCTACGGGCACCCCGGTCTGCATGTCGTCGACGGCTCGGCGATCACCGCGAACTTGGGGGTGAACCCCTCGTTCACCATCACCGCGCAGGCGGAACGGGCGATGGCGTTGTGGCCCAATAGGGGAGACCCGGATCC
It encodes:
- a CDS encoding haloacid dehalogenase type II, whose protein sequence is MARPVVLVFDVNETLIDIEALEPYFVRLFGRPGALREWFGQLVMYSMAVTLADCYTGFFALGQAALRMLAETHGVQLADGDVAALTDAMATMPAHPDVAPGLARLRDDGYRLVALTNSPSRRGRRTALESAGLDGYFERQFSVDALRIFTPVTALYLHTAGDLRVRASACMMVAAHAWDTIGAQSAGFSGALIARPGNAPLRAEGVHQPDLIAADLVDLAEKLAQKFES
- a CDS encoding zinc-binding alcohol dehydrogenase family protein translates to MSTTPKPAISTEPAVVREPPGGPTMRAIVLDGFGGLDVLTYTDIPKPRPKDGEVVIRVKGFGINHAEMHMRRGEWAEAAEVSGIECVGIVDACPGGEFPTGAKVAALMGGLGRTINGSYAQFTRIRAENVALIESELSWDQLAALPETYATAWTCLFRNLHLTAGQTVVIRGATSSFGQAAVKLAVEEGARVITTTRNRERFGLLMSLGAERAERERPDLSAHIAEAKEIDAVLDLVGNSTILDSLDMLRRGGTACLAGWLGGLDPIADFNPLLQMASCVNLSFFGSFAFGTPGFALSDVPLQDIADTVRHGRLDATPSKVFTFDQIREAHRVMENGEAAGKMVVVLD
- a CDS encoding SDR family oxidoreductase, with protein sequence MKIAVAGGTGKTGRKVVEHLHSQGHQPVILARAHGVDLLENTGLDAALEGVETVIDVSDFAAVNAKKARASFGTATANLLAAAQQNGVRHHVVLSIVGVDRVGTGYYQGKLHQEELVKAGPIAWTILRATQFHEFADQVLSQVPGPVALVPRMQSQPIAVSEVAVHLCELAVGAPQQMAPEIAGPRVESVVDMARQLVRHRGRHRPMIPLPVPGAAGKAMAHGGLLPTGPGPRGRQTYAEWLAALTPEER
- a CDS encoding GMC oxidoreductase yields the protein MTYDYDVVVIGSGFGGSVAALRLTEKGYRVAVLDMGRRWAPSDFPPNNWHVRKAMWAPKLGCFGPQRLTVLGKTFIASAVGVGGGSLIYGNTLYEPLERFFADPQWAHITDWRAELAPYYDQARRMLGVTPTPHTTPADEVLRAVARDLGVEDTYHPTNVGVFFGDEPGKTVADPFFGGAGPERTGCIGCAQCFTGCPHNAKNTTETNYLYLAERAGAQIHPMTTVTDVRPAGDGYVVSTVRTGRWVRKARRDFTAGQVVFAAAALGTQRLLHKLRDTGSLPHLSSRLGELTRTNSEEVPAVFTPERDDFAQGVAITSSIHPEANTHVEVCRYGKGSNLLSMMGTHLIDGGPWRFARLMLTIARHPVMLLRSMFPRNASAHSIIVLVMQSLDNSLTTYRKRGLFGTRLTAKQGVGEPNPDWIPLAHDVARRMAEKVGGMAGGTYLDALNIPLTAHFIGGCPIGDSADSGVIDPYQRAYGHPGLHVVDGSAITANLGVNPSFTITAQAERAMALWPNRGDPDPRPPLGQPYRRIAPVAPRYPTVPDSAPGALRLPLSPA